A single window of Nicotiana tomentosiformis chromosome 1, ASM39032v3, whole genome shotgun sequence DNA harbors:
- the LOC138910628 gene encoding uncharacterized protein — protein sequence MKSLEQTMRNIQGLGGHKSVSFNDLCMFPHVHLPPVFKTPKFDKYDGHGDPIAHLKRYCNQLRGAGGKEELFMAYFGESLTGIASEWFIDQDISHWHVWNDMAQDFVPQFQYNIDIVPDRYSLINIKKKPTESFREYAIKWREQAASDPDYLHYMLASIGKPFTEAIKIGEIVENGMKSGKIMSQEALKAAMQAIQTRSDSFGNQKKKEEGSMMASGFKGIQRGIVPSYVQFQQGQSNSPQHYYPPQGPRYSVTPQQYIVFNAQAYARPLNHLQWRAPIPQGSRQLRPNFQAPYNPRPQQEYVREQEPNKAFTPIGELYTSLYRKLMQLKVIEPIMPRYVNPNSMVLTPMQDKAIENLIEAKAIVVTNNEDTPNITNNTLPAHDNTHFIMMVCDDRDYKQSGKTEMVVGTIEQEPKVIVSLPQLAPLIVKGASSSLNLAGSEKIILYVPGKTKKVEVQLGGPKLYIPGGIQKIIPNNGLRNITEPVVIRPIAQLPVTNTKAIPWNYNKTVITYKEKDIVEEIDEMGGLTNSGSDDDFPREGAGHNRALYLMVKCEGHNVKGVMIDGGSSVDVCPLSTLQQLNIDTNRI from the exons atgaagagcctggaacaaaccatgagaaacatacaAGGTTTGGGAGGCCACAAGAGTGTTTCTTTtaacgatctatgcatgttcccccatgttcatttgccacccgtcttcaagacccccaagtttgacaagtatgatgggcatggtgatcccattgcccatttgaagaggtattgCAACCAATTAAGGGGAGCAGGGGGCAAAGAAGAATTAttcatggcttattttggggaaagtttgacaggaattgcttcagagtggttcatagatcaagacatatctcactggcacgtttggaacgacatggctcaagattttgtcccacagtttcagtacaatattgatatagttCCAGACCGCTACTCTCTcatcaacataaagaagaaaccaacagaaagcttcagagaatatgcaatcaagtggagagagcaggctgctagc gatcctgattacctccattacatgttgGCCTCCATTGGTAAACCTttcactgaggcgattaagattggtgaaatagttgagaatggAATGAAGTCGGGCAAAATTATGAGCCAGGAAGCCCTTAAGGCGGCCATGCAAGCAATTCAAACCAGGTCAGACAGTTTCGGAAATCAAAAAAAGAAAGAGGAAGGATCCATGATGGCATCTGGGTTCAAGGGAATTCAAAGAGGAATAGTTCCTTCTTATGTGCAATTCCAACAAGGACAATCCAATTctcctcaacattactatccacCTCAGGGTCCCCGGTACTCAGTTACCCCACAACAATACATAGTGTTTAATGCACAGGCTTATGCTAGGCCTCTCAATCACCTGCAATGGAGGGCACCTATTCCACAAGGCTCCCGTCAACTCCGACCGAATTTTCAGGCGCCATATAATCCTCGTCCCCAACAAGAATATGTGAGAGAACAGGAGCCCAATAAAGCGTTCACCCCAATTGGGGAATTATATACAAGCCTATATCGAAAGTTGATGCAGTTGAAGGTTATTGAACCTATCATGCCGCGttatgtgaatccaaattcaaTGGTTTTGACTCCAATGCAAGAT AAagccattgaaaatttgattgaagcaaaggcaattgtggtaacaaacaatgaggatactcctaatatcacaaacaatACGCTCCCAGCTcatgataatacacattttattatGATGGTTTGTGATGATCGGGATTATAAGCAGTCTGGCAAGACAGAGATGGTTGTTGGAACCATAGAGCAAGAACCAAAAGTGATAGTGAGCCTGCCGCAATTggcaccgttgattgtgaaaggtgcgAGTTCTAGTTTGAACTTGGCAGGTTCTGAAAAAATAATTCTCTATGTCCCTGGAAAAACAAAAAAGGTTGAGGTTCAATTGGGTGGGCCAAAACTTTACATCCCCGGGGGAATTCAAAAGATCATTCCGAATAATGGTTTGAGAAATATAACGGAGCCAGTTGTGATCCGACCTATTGCACAACTCCCAGTGACAAACACAAAAGCTATTCCCTGGAATTATAACAAGACTGTCATAACATATAAAGAAAAAGATATAGTTGAAGAAATAGATGAAATGGGGGGCTTGACCAACTCTGGAAG CGATGATGATTTTCCTAGGGAAGGGGCTGGCCACAATAGAGCTTTGTATCTTATGGTCAAATGTGAAGGGCACAACGTAAAAGGAGTCATGATTGacggaggctcaagtgtagatgtATGTCCTCTTTCTACTCTACAACAGCTGAACATTGACACTAACAGAATTTGA